A single genomic interval of Candidatus Bathyarchaeota archaeon harbors:
- a CDS encoding carboxypeptidase M32, with amino-acid sequence MAKITETLKSNYDKLMTKAKELTILQTIESVVHWDMETKMPPKAINLRSQQLAMLSQIEHRMSTDPKIETLLSRIEKHQDYESLNELQKRNVYLIRKFYDEQTRLPEELVVETAKQQAITIDVWKKAKAAKDFSMFKPELEKLLELRKKAASILMQVKATKTPYDALIDIFEPRMTAGMIAQVFGELRKGLVSILNRCLSAPKQPDTSFLKRRVPLDVQCKISNELVRFIGYDVESPKAGGRIDETEHPFTTGYYDDVRITTHYYEDNIAPSLFSVLHEGGHAIYEQNLKPEWIYQPVGTGCSLGFHESQSRFVENIVGRSREFWIYFFPKLKELTGNTFSDVALDDFVRAINRVRPSKIRVEADEVTYCLHVIIRFEIERELIADKITVADLPEVWNQKYKEYLGLDIENDSEGVMQDIHWASGYFGYFPTYALGNIYSGQLLVMLEKAMPNWRGQIAKGNFHDVKKWLTENVHYYGNLYDPTVLIKKITSEQINVKPYFEYLNKKYSWIYEY; translated from the coding sequence ATGGCTAAAATAACTGAAACATTGAAGTCTAATTATGATAAACTAATGACGAAGGCTAAAGAGTTAACAATTCTTCAAACAATCGAGTCCGTCGTCCATTGGGACATGGAGACAAAGATGCCTCCGAAAGCTATCAATCTGCGAAGTCAGCAACTAGCCATGCTCAGTCAAATCGAACACAGAATGAGCACGGACCCTAAAATCGAAACATTACTATCAAGAATTGAAAAACATCAAGACTATGAAAGCTTAAACGAGTTGCAGAAAAGAAACGTGTATCTAATCAGGAAGTTCTACGATGAACAGACTAGACTTCCAGAAGAACTTGTAGTAGAGACTGCAAAACAACAAGCTATCACCATTGATGTTTGGAAGAAAGCAAAAGCCGCTAAAGACTTCTCCATGTTTAAGCCTGAACTTGAGAAGCTTCTTGAGCTAAGAAAGAAAGCCGCATCAATCCTTATGCAAGTAAAAGCTACCAAAACACCTTACGATGCCCTCATAGATATATTTGAGCCTAGGATGACCGCTGGGATGATTGCCCAAGTTTTTGGAGAGCTGAGAAAAGGACTAGTCTCCATTTTGAATAGATGTTTAAGTGCACCGAAGCAACCCGACACGTCATTCCTAAAGCGCAGAGTTCCTTTGGATGTTCAATGCAAGATTTCTAACGAACTCGTCAGGTTCATTGGGTATGATGTGGAGTCTCCAAAAGCCGGAGGTAGAATAGATGAGACCGAGCACCCCTTTACTACAGGTTATTACGATGACGTGCGGATTACAACTCACTATTATGAAGATAATATAGCACCCTCTCTGTTTTCTGTATTACACGAGGGCGGTCACGCTATTTACGAACAGAACCTGAAGCCAGAATGGATTTATCAGCCAGTAGGTACTGGTTGTTCTCTAGGATTCCACGAGTCGCAGTCACGGTTCGTGGAAAACATAGTTGGACGATCACGCGAATTCTGGATCTACTTTTTCCCAAAACTTAAAGAACTCACAGGTAACACTTTTTCCGATGTAGCTTTGGACGATTTCGTTCGAGCTATAAACCGAGTTAGACCTTCAAAGATTCGTGTTGAGGCAGACGAAGTTACTTACTGTCTTCATGTAATTATCCGTTTTGAGATTGAACGTGAATTGATAGCAGACAAAATCACTGTAGCTGACCTTCCTGAGGTTTGGAACCAAAAATACAAAGAGTATCTAGGACTGGATATCGAAAACGACTCCGAAGGCGTCATGCAAGACATACACTGGGCCAGTGGCTACTTCGGCTATTTCCCAACCTACGCGCTAGGCAACATATACAGTGGACAACTTCTCGTCATGTTGGAAAAAGCCATGCCCAACTGGAGAGGCCAAATTGCAAAAGGCAACTTTCACGACGTTAAAAAGTGGCTAACAGAGAACGTTCACTACTACGGAAACCTTTACGACCCAACAGTCCTCATCAAAAAAATCACTAGTGAACAAATAAACGTCAAACCCTACTTCGAATATCTAAACAAGAAATACTCATGGATCTACGAATACTAG
- a CDS encoding DUF2095 domain-containing protein — MKIDEDHFKKMFPNLTREVDAGKQKVAIDSVRSDRKAAEKTASAQKNLSNYNPDVIDFLRRCDTKQQAREIIIYMENCGKISRNYAKKLRQQLRKKGVRSFGPKKEEGYYFKVSKQ; from the coding sequence ATGAAAATCGACGAAGACCATTTCAAAAAGATGTTTCCAAACCTCACAAGAGAAGTGGATGCGGGTAAACAGAAGGTTGCAATTGACTCTGTACGCTCTGACCGAAAAGCCGCTGAAAAAACAGCATCAGCACAGAAAAACCTTTCCAACTACAACCCAGACGTAATCGATTTCCTCCGCCGATGCGACACCAAACAACAAGCAAGAGAAATAATCATCTACATGGAAAACTGCGGCAAAATATCTCGCAATTACGCCAAAAAATTGCGGCAACAACTCCGAAAGAAAGGCGTTCGAAGCTTCGGACCTAAAAAAGAAGAAGGATACTACTTTAAAGTAAGTAAACAATAG
- a CDS encoding 4Fe-4S binding protein produces MVEVKVDLEKCDGCGTCVDTCPVEVFEIKDDKSVPVKQEECLVCQACEVQCPTSAIQVIE; encoded by the coding sequence ATGGTTGAAGTGAAAGTAGATTTGGAGAAATGTGATGGATGTGGCACCTGCGTTGACACCTGTCCTGTCGAAGTGTTCGAAATAAAAGATGACAAATCTGTACCTGTTAAGCAGGAGGAGTGCTTGGTCTGCCAAGCCTGCGAAGTGCAATGTCCAACCAGTGCAATACAAGTCATAGAATAA
- a CDS encoding histone deacetylase has translation MAKTAIIFTPKYYEHNTGPDHPETSKRLEVIMNEMGKINLFSKANECKLVEPDLARIEDLELVHIPEHIQLVKRICEHGGSLLDLGDTVVSPESFEVARYAVGGAIKAVNFVLSKNVKNAFALVRPPGHHAGSYYAAGFCVFNNVAVAAAHLVERFNFERVLILDIDAHHGNGTQEIFYNTDKVLYISLHEDPRDFPGTGFVDEIGESEGLGYNVNIPFPFRTGDKAYLAAIDDIVIPIIRQYEPQFILASVGYDGYYGDPVAKLSLSAATYTLIFEKILSYASTFCEDRFVAVLEGGYSLRQLGKLVVSTISMMAGFSYPTKIETPPTSSRAEKQAEKIIEEIKEVQSAFWSLDS, from the coding sequence ATGGCTAAAACGGCTATAATCTTTACGCCTAAATATTATGAGCACAACACCGGGCCAGATCATCCCGAAACTTCGAAACGGCTCGAAGTAATAATGAACGAAATGGGAAAAATAAATCTATTTTCTAAGGCAAACGAATGCAAATTGGTCGAACCCGATCTGGCACGCATAGAAGATTTGGAACTCGTCCACATCCCAGAACATATTCAACTAGTGAAACGCATCTGCGAACACGGGGGAAGCCTACTTGACCTCGGCGACACTGTAGTTTCCCCAGAAAGTTTTGAAGTAGCACGCTACGCTGTTGGAGGAGCAATAAAAGCTGTAAACTTCGTTTTGAGCAAAAATGTTAAGAACGCCTTTGCCTTGGTTCGCCCTCCTGGGCATCATGCAGGATCATATTACGCTGCGGGTTTTTGCGTGTTCAACAACGTAGCTGTGGCTGCAGCACACTTGGTTGAAAGGTTCAATTTCGAACGGGTTCTAATTCTGGACATAGACGCTCATCACGGGAATGGGACACAAGAAATCTTTTACAATACAGACAAAGTTCTTTACATAAGTTTACATGAAGACCCCCGAGATTTTCCTGGGACTGGATTTGTAGATGAAATTGGAGAAAGTGAAGGACTGGGTTATAACGTTAATATTCCTTTTCCCTTCAGGACTGGTGACAAAGCGTACTTGGCGGCAATAGACGATATAGTAATTCCCATTATACGACAATATGAGCCTCAGTTTATTTTGGCATCTGTTGGCTATGATGGCTACTATGGCGACCCTGTTGCTAAGCTAAGCCTTTCCGCTGCTACTTATACCTTAATTTTTGAGAAAATCCTTAGTTATGCGTCAACTTTTTGCGAAGACAGATTTGTCGCCGTGCTAGAAGGTGGTTATTCCCTCAGACAACTAGGGAAACTCGTAGTGTCAACAATTTCAATGATGGCTGGTTTTTCATATCCAACAAAAATTGAGACCCCACCAACAAGTTCAAGGGCCGAGAAACAAGCAGAAAAAATTATAGAAGAAATAAAGGAAGTACAGTCAGCATTTTGGAGTTTAGACTCCTAA